The Drosophila nasuta strain 15112-1781.00 chromosome 2R, ASM2355853v1, whole genome shotgun sequence genome segment GGTCTGTGCCGCATAGAGCAGCTCGTTCTTGGTGACCGTCTCAGTGCGACTGCCTTTGGTGGCATACAGATAGATCTGCTTGATCAGCTCCATGTTGTTCAGCAGCGAGGTAAATGCTATGAAATACGGGAAGCTCACACGATGACCCTCCGTGACCTaagaatatttttcatattaataGATGAATAAGAATAATACTCGATCAACTTACCGCCACCAAGTTATCCTTGACATCGGCGGTGAGTAAATGCCGCTTAACCTTAACGATTATGTCCTGAAAGTCTAAGGGGGAAATGAATCCAGTGCCAGCTGGATCCTTGCTGCGGAATGCCTCCATTGCGTGCTCCTCATGAAAATCATGCAGCAATTGCGTAAATTCAGCATAGTTGATAAGGCGTTGCTTCTTctacaaatttaaagaattgGATTTAAAAAAcgaattataaataacatattaaTGTTGACTCACCTCACCAAAGTATCGCTTAATAAATGTACCATCTAAGCTAAAAGGTATCTTTGAGTGCAGTTCGGTTTTTTGTACAACATCAGCAAAGTCAGCTAAGcgaagtaaacaaaattagtCAGAATTAATGAAATTAGCATCATAATATTTACCATATGAGACATTGCCATTGCCTTGGCGATCGAACAGTTGAAAGGCAGTTCTATAGAGAGCATCGGGGGCGCAGAGCAAACCCTCAAATGCCTGAAACTCCGAGAATGATATGAGACCATCTTTGCTCGTATCTGCAATGCCGGCCAACAAGCGAACAGATTcctaaaaaaagtaaaatgtaGATCAAATAATGTTCATAGTTGATGATGCCTTTGCATaatgcaataaaaagaaaccaaaccattggatttattaaattgcttcaaaaattatgcaataatataaaatatgcccTTATGTGCAATACGTTTATCTTAAATAATTAACGAAAATTGACGATGCCTTTGCATaatgcaataaaaagaaaccaaaTTGTATtggatttatttaattgcttaaaaaattatgcaataatataacatatgcACTTATGTGCAATGCGTTTATCTTAAATAATTAACGACAAATAACCTTTTATGCAATTATCTTGGATGTGCAATTAAATGTAGTTGCAATAATCTAAAATACTCAATTgcataatgaaataataacaaactttattcaattatttcaaattataaattttaatgcaattatcTAGAATGTGCAATTAAATGTGGCTGCAATAAtccaaaatatgcaaatatatgcTATAcctttaaattgttatttgaaCTATACttttatgtaattattttagatgagcatttaaatttagttgcaTCTTACGACATTTCACTGTAGTTCAGTGTTTAACCGGACATTGGAACAATCGGACCAGGTTAATAATTATTGGCTATAACTTTATCACAAatccaaaaattaaataaagtacaaTCCGACGACTTTGCCCCGGTCACGAAAACTGCAAATCAGTTACGGCTACGATTCCCCGGCCAggcaaacaaattgataaCACGCTGGAGGCAAAAGTTTTGAATGTTGTGACGTTAACACGAGGTGGCCAAGTGATCGAGTTCACATTGAGTCCAGATATGATGCATAGCAATGATTTAGTTAgttagtatgtgtgtgtgcgtgtgtgtggggtTGAATACATCTTATGCTGCGACTTTCACACAGGTAATTATCTATCTCTTTACTGCCTGATAAGAGCAAGCAGGCAACCCGAGttcgcagtcgccgtcgttgtcgtcatttttattgttgttggcgatTGCTTAtcagactgcgactgcgactggctgggtgtgtgtgtgtgtgtctgtgtgggtTTCGCGTATAACCTTGCAATGACCCAGCGTTTGGATgctactatgtatgtatgttgtgtATGTACTTACATCATTGAAAGCCGCCTCTGTGAACAGACCCAGGAACTTTCGCACGAAATCCTCACTGGTCATGTATTGTTCGCCATCCTTTTGAATTGACGCGTACTTCTGGAAGACTTCACGCAGTTTATCGGTGCTGGCGCGCTTCAATAGTGATGGAGTctgcaataaaatgtaaagaGAAAACCGAACAAGAGATTAAGatcaaattatttacatacgcacacacgcacacactcgcattGCCATATGACAATCGCTCTCACTAGTCTTCGTGTTGTCTCTCTCGCACGCACGCGCTCTCTCTCGTAATGCGGCggccaaacaaaagcaacacgTGTCATAAATCAAAGCAATTTGCTCTCTGTAAATGCTTTTCTCGATTAGTAGAACTCACAGTTGCGGAAATTGGCATTTTGTTGAtatgaaatttacaatttgtgcGGCCAGTTTAAACAATGCTGGCATTTAATTAGCTCATCAACTTGAGCCGAACCaaactaaactgaactgaagCAAGCGACAACAGCGCCTGACGCAACTGACTGCCCAAATTCTGCTTTAGTGTTCTATCTACTTCTGCCGAAGTGACAAAGAGAGCAAAATAGAGAGCGCAAATTTTATGCAAACACTCGAAGAAGAGagcatgtttttttttatcttgcTTGCTTCAAGGGGGTTTCGTCAAAATTGATCGATCGCTTAttctctcttttgctttttgcgcTCTTTGCGGGAGGCATTCTCTCTCTTACTTTGCAATTAGCTGCTCAATTGTtgacataataaataaagcactTTTTTTATGGTTTGTTTGCAAACAATATTCAATGCGAGTGGAGAGCGAAGAGTAAAAATAGGCAACATAAATTAGCAATGTTATTAATAGGCAAACTCTTCATATTGCCGCTCGCTCTTGCTCTTCATATTTCCTATCTACGCATAGACTCAGGGCCATTGGGTCAACAACGCTGCTGTTGTAATTCCGTCAACAAGTTCGATTCTCTTCTCTCACGTTTATCAATTAATCCATTGACGTAATGCGATTATCATGTCAGTCCATGGGAATTGTCAtacactctccctctctctcttgctttgtGTGTCAGTGGCTGGGGTCccccatttgcatttgttgatgtgtttgtttttcttttatgcaaaaataaacaaaaacgtGTAATGCATTTTACCAGTGGAgagaaaaacatttaattgtgTCCTGTACTAAAATCCAATCTTATCAGCTTGTTGTTTACTGTTACTGTTTGTGCAGGGGactgaataaatattattataaatcaCAAAAGTGAGTTCGCTGTCCAACTAATGGAATATCGATGcgaattatatttataaagtaaatacaaattctATTCATctatatgtaaattaaaattgattacaaaacataaattatttatggaAATCAAGTACGAATAAAAAGATGtttagaatatattaaattatattttgatgtAAACTTTTGATAGTAAAGCGAATTCATAAAAACAGcttttactaaatatttttaatcgaattaaaaaagaaataaaattacttttaacatgtctttgtttaataattccgataaaaattttaaaatttcaagtAAAAAActtacttaaaatatttggtaataaaattacttttattttactttcagAATTCcgataaaatttttaaaaattccaagcattaaattatttggTAAAAAAAtgactattattattgtttcaaAATTCCAAGTAAGAATTATCAATCAATAGTTTTGAAGACGTTATAGATTAACatcaaaaatttttaaacttagttgacattaaatatattaaaaatcaaagaaatgAATATGATTCTAATATAGCATCCGGATTATGTTCCCATAATCAATAGTTTTGAAAATGCTATAGACTAACATTAAAAGTTACTAAACTAAgttagtataaaatatatttaagatcTACGAAATGAATGTGATTCTAATATAGCATCCGGATTATCTTTCTATAACAATCcctttaattcaatttaaagccCCGCAACAAGGCGTGAAATCACAAAGCAAGGACTAAACAAATCCCGACCATAAGGACGCGAAACGTAATCAAAAGTCAGAGATGAAAGCTTAGAGTGCTTGAataatcaaaagcaaaagcaaaaattgtttgcatttattatgcCAAGCACTGAATCCCCCACAATTGTGCACACATTGAACTTGAAAAGCCGCaaacattcacactcacacacataaagagacttgtgtgtgtgttgcatgtgcAGCGTATAACGTTGCACATACGCCGTGTATGACGGCGGCAGGTAATATTATTTGCACGAagccaagtttttttttttttttttgtcgttgttgtctcCGTTTTTTGTTAGTTGTCAGCTGAAAATTATAATGAGGTCATTTGTCTGctgactgttgctgttgctgctgtcaaaGGTCGCAGAGGCTGAGCCTGCAGCGTGTGGCACGTGCTACAGAGTGTCGCCTCTCCATTCGTATCACTTTATGCAAATTCTGGGCACAGTTTCTGTCCAAGGTCATTCAGGCTGTTCATTATCGCCATTGCCACATGCAACAATAGTTATGCGGCAGACAACGGCATATTTAACAAATCGAATAAATTATCACAGCTCAGCTTAAGGACGCATTAAAGTCAAAAGTAATGTTAGTTCTGACGACTTTTTCGCTACCGTTTGCTATATGCAcacattatatacatattttatttacgcTCAAAGCAGTTAAAAGCCAATTTCTGTGGGCCCAGATAATTGAACAGTCTACACATTATGTACAGTTAGCTAATTGATGAGCGCAAAGTGTTTAATACAGAGACAACTGAGTGAGAAATACGAATTGTTTTCGAAAAAAGTTCAGCTGCACTGTGTAACTAGTTGGTTGACAATTGTTCAAGCCCCCTTTTGATACTAAATGCAATTGTCGCCAActgcgagacagagagaagctgaaacaataaaaacaatatcaaGAGTCTAGTGAAAACTGAGATAGCGTTGAGATAATTCAGCTTTTGAATGAAGGTGATTCCGTTAGCTGTtctcattgtttttgttgttgttgttgcttgacATTAGAATGGAAACTGAGGGACGGCCGCCAAAAAACATATGATGCGTGTTCTCGAGCTTTTTTCTCTACAGATCATTTAAGcaatacgcacacacattctTAAGATATTTCTATTTGTCagtttatataataataatgacgCTTATAGGAATTGAAACAATGACAGACactgaaaagaaaacacaaatacTTTTACTACAGCCAATTTCATCACAAATGGGATTCATATTTCTCTTTTATCtaatcaaatgaaaaacaaattattccTTTAAAAGTTTACAAAATATGGAAATTTAGTTGATGAATTGATTAGCATAATGAATAGGAAACGGAAAATTTAGCGATTTATAACAGgtgattatttttttgggaataataattttaacagTTTATATAAACTTTGCTTATTCATCGAAATtataaaccaatttaaataattgttatcACTTTTTGAGGAAATTACGTTCAGTGTAggaagtaaaaaaaaagctgatCATATCATTTGCCGATAACGTTTTAGATATTCGTGCCCAACTATACGACTGCTGTGTGAAATAATGTTTAGAGAGTACACATATCGTaaagttgaataaatatttacctCTTCCATTTTTGAACACAATTAGAAAAGTCTTATGGGAACGTGAAACACTTGAAAAGCGATTTGagaattttattgtattattgcGATTGATCGATGTTGATCGCAATCTTTTTGCATTCAAATCTCTCGTATGTAAGCTAAttatttagcttttgtttACGTCGCGACGATACAAAAACTATTCCAACTGTTGCtattaatgataataatatcGAGTATTCCAATTTGCCAATAAACTTCCAGACCCAACACGATTTCAATTTTccgtcgctctctctctctcttccgctctttcgctctcactctctcactttctATGTggtgtatatatttaatttttctttatatatttcaaatggtTTTTTGGATTTTCTTGTTGAAACGCGCGATTCGCGATTCATTCGTGCGTTTGCGTCGCGTCACTTTTCCGTTCTGAATCAAAATCTGAGGCACTGGCAAAAAAGCTTTTCCCAGTAATAATGCTCGctgctgtcgacgtcgacgctgacgttgtctgcgactgcgactgcgacgccagcagcagctgacgACCGACGACTGGGCTTACAGTTTTTAATAATGCacttgtgtgtttgttgtttaataatcTTTTTGATGTGTGCGTCATTTGACAACTGCTGTTGTAATCTGCAACTGTatttgctatttgtttgtgttggtgtaggaatgcaacaacaacaagaggaagagcaacaacaacaagagtaatCAACAACCACTGTGCGATATTTCATGTGGGTGAAGAGCTTTGTATTTGTTGGCTTCAAGCGTGCGAATATTCTCAACACAAACAAACTAatcgcatgtgtgtgtgtgtgtgtgtaacaggTGGTTgttgttacacacacacacactcacacacacacagtcgggCATAAACAGGAAATTACTGTGTACAGCTTTCCTGGGTGCATTTTGCATGGCGATAATTCAAAGCAAAAGCTTTGAACGCTCGACTTGGCAAAACTTCTATTTATTGCCCActagagagcgagagcaagaacgcttagctgctgctgctgctgctgctgctgacagaAATACAATTGTAATGAGCTTTAAAGTTCAACTAGCATTTCAAATTGCAGCacgtgcagcagcagcgacagcagcaaaagggCAACAAAAATCATGTTAATCGCTgcgttgcgcatacgccgcattgtCCGGCCGGGGCGAAACACACGCACGTGAATGGCGCATGGTTTGTGTTATAAAAATAGCCACAGGCATAAAAAGCATTGAATGAGcaaagaacaagtaagaaaacaacagtcgagtgtgctcgactgtgagatacccaaaactaattttgaataaaagcaaaataatataccacaaaaatactaaaaaatataccaaatgatatatttcgtatattaatatggtactATACTCAATACATATActtgtgcaaaatataccagattgtcagccaaagcaactaagacgtTTTTGCCCACactaaagtatttctttataaatttcgacaatttttgtctgatcgcaaccgaattttcaggaatcacaaagactgtagttattattatatacaagCAAATTAGcgactctagctttacaaatacgcttgttattcgattttcgTTGATTTTcaggaggcggaagtgggcgtggcaaacatttgaatcaaacttaatctgcgtgcaaacataacaaatgctgttgaagaaaaattatagctctatctcttaaaATCTCTGAGATCAAGTGTTTcgtacggacagacggacagacagacagacggccATAGCTGTATCGCCTCGTTAATgaagaatatttatactttatggggtcgaagatgcctccttccacctgttacatacatttcctgtctcataatacccttctaccctatgggtaacgggtataaaaataaaatagagcCGCACTAACAAAGAATAGCATAGCatactataataatatatatgtgtatggtGTATAAGAGATGATGGGTCAGCCGAGTGGAAGTCagacgatgatgatggtggCACTTGAGGGCGCCGCTAACAGCGCTGTAAATTGTGAGTTATGAGCTTGCAGAGCGAACACTGCATGCAATTCATTAAACTAAACGAACAGCAATTACGTCTGAAGGTGCacgaaacagcaacagcaacagaaatagAGACAGCAAGAACTCTCCTCAGTTGAGGCATTGTTATCAAGGTTAGCGAAATGTCACTGCCTGAGACCCCAAGCAGCTGATTGTGTGTGGTgccagttcagttcagctcagctGACGTCGTGTCCTTTGAGCGCCAGGCACCGCgagcaaaaggcaaacacaggcaaacagacagacggacggacagacagacagacggacggaagTCTCAAGGGAAACATTTCCGTTTTGCTGCTTAAGATAATCAAAAAAAGCAAGCACGTAAAAGCAATTGCTTTTAAGGGTTGTCTACCTTTAGCCGTTTAGCATTTGCCGCTCTTATCAGTCTTTAGCTGCTTATCATTAGCACACTTTTgctatacatatgtgtatgttttATGCTTGTAATCCTCTTACTTACTTCTTGACATTGAGCCCTTATTACAGCTGGTATCCAATTAATTGGACACCGTTCGAGTATTGGCATTATTATATCAGCAGCTGGAGCTTAAGTTCGACTTGGCCGGGCAACCTTTGTGTATAATATATGCGGGGGGGAGGAGAGGGGAGCAATTGTctacaacaataatattgcaattaatattttgattgtgtGTGCAAGTTGCTtgtatagttttatttaatttgttgccgTTTTCCGTGTGAAACTTTAATCAAGGGCAAAGGCCACAAAAcacacgacacacacacacacagacacagcgTCCCCTTCCCAGCCCccttctgttgctgcttcttcttcgtcaGGCTGGTTTGTTGCTGGGTGGAACTGATGTGtcctctcgctcgctcgctctttctcttgcTCTGCTCGGTACTGCTCTTTTTGCTTTATCGATTATTTATCACAcgcgttttatttattttaactctTAGCTCTGCAATTAAACTATATCCAGCGTTTTATATTTGCGGTCGTTGAATTACGCGTTTTTTTTgccgtttcgtttttttcggAAGCAGACCGCACGAGACGAGAAAACACACAGAACTGCGGGCGGGAAATGTAAGCGCGCAAAGGGCCATAACTGTAATGAGGGAAATTTTAGCATAGACGTTGAATTTCCCTTTTGGTCATTATTTTAGGCTTTTTCGCCATCGAAACTCTAATAATAAAACTACATGAATGAAAGTTAACGCAAAGCGAGTGGAATTTTTTGACAGCTGCGTAAAAATAGACGACGAATTTGATATGTAAAGAGGTCAAGTGGAAAAGTTTAACCTTCGCCATTAACAGCTGTGTGGAAGGTTAACAGCGCCCAATGACCGTTAACATTTGAATGTTAATGACcgtaaaaaagaaattgtttgtttgttttgtttaaaataaattacattttcttttctctttatttttattaaatttagcaATTTAGTAAGCATACAtaacatgtttttatttttgcctgGGCTTGTcattaaataacatttcatcgcatagatttttttttttttgatagcAATAGTATAATATTCAaagtttgttttctttagctttagctGAGTAATTATAGCTGTATATTGAGTTCCTtgacaaatacaataataaatataagaatGCATACCAAAGAGTGTTAAgttttaacaaacaaaataaaaaattataaaaaaaatttaagcCACAATTGTAAATCACATAGAAGAATTTCGTATAGCCGAGCTCTTAacagaaatgcaaattgttattgcgagcaaaaatctaaaatttctGCTAAAATCACTTTTTGTGTTCactctaataataataatatctctgatcatctttttttttttttgctttttaaatttgattttctagAAAACTTTATATCTAACATCTGTTCTGGTTGCGTGTGCTATTTTGAACGAGAAAACTCAATGCAGTGCACGCTCGCAAActagaattattattttagttgcaGAATTCGAAATTCCGAAAGTGAGTGTtcatcataaataaataaaacttaagcTAATTTTAAAAGGGACTTGTAAACGAAATTTGTTGAATAGTAATGAAGCCAATTTTTaagcaaactaaaaatatttcaattttgattcATCAAAAGCGACTTAGCTATTGCATTATCTTCTGGTTGATTAAATTCGctgctttgtttttgcatcCATTTTGTGTTTGGTGGTTGGATTCACTCGATCAAGATGTGTGCCTGCTTTTTACGTTTAGTTAGCTACAGTTACAAGATTAGTTTagtattgttttgttttttttttggctgagGTTTCAGACTAAGAGTTCAGCATACTATCTGCGCAAATCGATCACCTTGATCTTGGCATGCGAATCCATTTTAATGTGTGCTGCGTCCATAAATAGAGGCGGATCATTTGGATGCGGATGAAACCCGGTTTGCCGACACTGTGCAATATAATCTAGTCCATAGTGCGGCGTAAGTATGAAGAAACCATTGCTGCAAATATAATTCGATTAGAATATGAATCACTCTCTTTTTGGGAACTATTCAATGAATGACTCACGCATTGTACTTGGGTGCACAGACGATGGCAATTGCTTCGGGCATCATCATCTGATAGGAGCAATGTGTGTGCAAGTCAACGGAGGACAAGAAAGCGGTCTGAGTGGGATGAGTCTGCAATGAAATAGCTTAAAATTAGTAAAATGGCATATTTGTAATCTAAAAACaagtttaatataattaaattctatttataaattgatatCCAAAAAAAGACAACATATCAATTTATTCAATCaagtaaatttaaagaaaatcttaTATTctacatttcaattaaattctatttttaaatttgtatccaaaaataagataatatataaatttattcaatcgAGTAAATGTAAGTTAAATCTTATATTCTACATTTGActtattaaagaatttaaatattagattaataatacaaaacaataagtaaataaactgaaatacgaaataaaaatgaaatatgtatgattataatttatgttttaatttaatgaatatgtttgtcaattaaatttcaatactacaatgaaagaaaaataagtTACTATGCTTTAAgcttaaattcaaaaataaatagattcaTAGATGTgatattatgaaatttgaatagaagtataaaataaaagttaaattaaatagaaatgatTTAAGTTGGGATTATCACTAAAATATGTAtgattatatattattcaattaaatttcaatactaaaatgcaaagaaaataaGTTACTAGGCTTtaagcttaaattaaaaaatataatttaacatAGCTAACttttaaaacgaaaaaaaaaaatagattcaGAGAAGTtatgatattatattatgaaattttaataagaatataaaataaaatttaaattaaatagaaatgatATTTAAGTTGGGATCAACactaaaatttataaatattataaatttgaatagaaatagaattcaaaagaaatagagattgaaatcaaatattaaatctcTAGCAATATTTCagcttaaattgaaaactcaCATGAATCCAGCCGAGCGTGATGAGCTGCATCTGATCCTGCACATCGAAGATCTGCTCTTCATGCATGGTGTTGCAGCTGTCGGGTGTCCCCTGCTGCTGGGGCGTGATGATGTGTGTGATGGAGAGCTCGTTGCGGGCCAAATGGCCGGCGAGGACGCCGCAAGTCTCAATGTTCTTGGAGGTGTTGGCATGCGCCAGCTGTAGGAACACATCCATGGTGTCGGCAGGTACGTTGACTGTGCGCAACGATCCCGCCAGCAGCGAGTCGGTGCGATTATATTGCGGCTTCTGTCCACGATCAAAGGCGGGCTTCGACGATGTGctagaagagagagagataagaACTTATATAAGTTAAATTCTAATGGGATTAAAGATGAGACTTACTTGGGTGATCTGTCTGCGTTCGGGTCGACGCCTGGCAGCAACAAGCCGGAGCTGGGCAAGTGACTGCGATTGGTGCCAGTAGGAAAATCATTTGGATACACCACCTGATCGAGCAGTCCCAACTCTGGCGCCGTCGGCTGATTATTCGCATCCATCTGCACATGCAGATTGGCGGGTATCAGTGATGGGACAACGCCAGCTGCCGCTGCCCGTTGTTTCGCCTCCCGTTCCCGTTGCTCCCGGACACGTTCCGCCTCCTTGCTGGCCAGAAACTGTTCGTATTCGCGTTGATACTGCGTGAGGAGCTTGTTGCGCAGCTTCTCTGTGGTGGGCATAATCTCCTCCTTGATGGTCTTGTTGATGGCCTTCACCTCGGCCTTGACGCTGTTGTAGTCGGGATGCTGGCGAATCTTCTCGATGAACAGCGTCATGTAGCGCATGTAGAGTATGAAGGCGTTCTCATGGTTCCCCTCATTCAGATAGACGTTCGCCATGCGCAGCATTTCGGTGCCGGAGCGATAATAGCTGTaaaatagccaaaaaaaaccccaaaacgaaaattattcAAAGCAAAGTAGCAGGCAGCTGCCAAAGGACAcacaagcaaaacaacaacaacacaaacacaaacacacatacagacacacattCGCTCGTAAACAGAGGCCAGCCAATGCCAATAAGAATATCCTTCAAAAGGCAAATACGCGTGCAAGGCCTTTTTCGCAATGACATTGGGAGCACAGCGCTCGCATTCCAATTGGCGCCACATCTTTAGGAAATTGGGGAAATTGCAACTTACCGCGTCACCGCCATATTTTTGTCCACCTCGATGACGGTGCCACAGTGCGATAGATATTTCATACGCTCCGCTGGCTCCACAATTGCCATATTCATGTTATTCACCGATTTGGACATTTTTTGCAAATACGTTTTGTTGCCTCTTCTGATCAGATTTCTTGTCCCTCGCTTGCCTTGTTGGAGTTCAAttcgtattgttgttgttgggctgCCTCTGATTTTCATCTGTTCTCGCCTTGTTTTTTGCGTCTACTTTTGCTTTGGGTTTACCGCTAGTTGGCGTTATTTTGTAACAATTGTAAACCAATTACTCATTACGCAGGTGGTGGTATTGGCGTCGCTGGAAAAACTGCGAAAACAGCTGCTTGCtaatcagcaaaaaaaaaaaacagcaagaTATGTAGTCAACGTATAACAGCTGCGTTAACAGCTGCCCATTAACAGTACTGGCAAAGTTATCGATTAATCGATAACACTCAACTGAGCAGCTGTTGACGCAATTTGGAGCATGGCggttaaattcaaatttaaatgttgccCTAAACAAGTGTTTTgagaatatttttgaataatttgagCAAAGCTGTTAATCAATATGTACTTGGCACTGATAAAGCGTATATAGTTTGGCCTTTGCAAAATACCTTTAATCCTTATCGCAAAAACGCAAATACTTATGACTTGGCTAATCTGCGTAAAACACGAGCACTTATTGGTAATATTAGTTATCAgccattattatttaaagacCCCCACTTGAGCGAAAACTTTGTCCATTTTGCTGCATGTCCATTCAGTCTTAGGGACTGGAAGCTAGCTGAAGTGTTAAACACCTCGAAATTTGGCCATTTTTCCAAGTAAGTAGAATGTGATTTATAAtgtaaaagtgaaatttaatttacctGAGCatggcaattaaaatgtaaacagCAAGTGCAATAATTAATATGGATTATCTGCTGCGTTTCCCATCGATATGATAAGCTATGTTATCTGTGGGTAATTCAAAGCAAGAAAAAATGCTGCGCCAATAAAACTAGTGCCAAAGTCAAACTTCTTCGaaatgaaagagaagagagtgggagagagagcgtgGTCAAGTGATTGCGGCGACAAAGCCGCTCAGTTCATGCGCCCGCATTttacagatacaaatgtatctacGCGTAATGTACATAGATAc includes the following:
- the LOC132784801 gene encoding STAM-binding protein-like A gives rise to the protein MKIRGSPTTTIRIELQQGKRGTRNLIRRGNKTYLQKMSKSVNNMNMAIVEPAERMKYLSHCGTVIEVDKNMAVTRYYRSGTEMLRMANVYLNEGNHENAFILYMRYMTLFIEKIRQHPDYNSVKAEVKAINKTIKEEIMPTTEKLRNKLLTQYQREYEQFLASKEAERVREQREREAKQRAAAAGVVPSLIPANLHVQMDANNQPTAPELGLLDQVVYPNDFPTGTNRSHLPSSGLLLPGVDPNADRSPNTSSKPAFDRGQKPQYNRTDSLLAGSLRTVNVPADTMDVFLQLAHANTSKNIETCGVLAGHLARNELSITHIITPQQQGTPDSCNTMHEEQIFDVQDQMQLITLGWIHTHPTQTAFLSSVDLHTHCSYQMMMPEAIAIVCAPKYNANGFFILTPHYGLDYIAQCRQTGFHPHPNDPPLFMDAAHIKMDSHAKIKVIDLRR